The following are encoded in a window of Geobacter metallireducens GS-15 genomic DNA:
- the rpoB gene encoding DNA-directed RNA polymerase subunit beta, with the protein MAYSIANNQLLRQNFAKIKKIIDIPNLIDIQKNSYKRFLQIDTPPEARKNSGLEAVFKSVFPIKDFSDTASLEYVSYSLGTPKYDVEECHQRGMTFAAPMKVKVRLVVWDVNKDTGVRSIRDIKEQEVYFGEIPLMTENGTFIINGTERVIVSQLHRSPGVFYDHDKGKTHSSGKVLYSARVIPYRGSWLDFEFDHKDILYVRIDRRRKMPATVLLKALGNSAEELLNFYYRSEEIGLDGERMWKKADAELLTTQKTSSDIVDSKTGEVIIKANRKFTKAAIRKMTEHGITEIPIKAEEVCGKYASTDIVDPATGEVLVECNEEISQAKLDEIKARGISEFKVLFIDNLHVTSSLRDTLLVDKINTTDDALIEIYRRLRPGDPPTLKSAQALFDNLFFNAERYDLSAVGRLKLNYKLGLGVPLDCQVLTKEDILEVVRYLIDLKNGRGTIDDIDHLGNRRVRAVGELLENQYRIGLVRMERAIKERMSLQEVENLMPHDLINSKPVSAVVKEFFGSSQLSQFMDQTNPLSEVTHKRRLSALGPGGLTRERAGFEVRDVHPTHYGRVCPIETPEGPNIGLIASLSTYARINEHGFVETPYRIVSEGKVTAEVKFFSALEEEGHAIAQANAEMDADGRFVNDYVSARKSGEFLLVHRDELELMDVAPMQLVSVAASLIPFLENDDANRALMGSNMQRQAVPLLKADSPLVGTGMERVVAKDSGVSVVARHTGVVESVDASRIVVKIDEDEYDETGTGVDIYNLIKFARSNQNTCINQRPVVKVGDHVKRGDVIADGPSTDMGELALGQNVVVAFMPWGGYNFEDSILISEKLTKDDRYTSIHIEEFECVARDTKLGKEEITSDIPNLGEETLKDLDESGIIRIGAEVKPGDIMVGKITPKGETQLSPEEKLLRAIFGEKAGDVRDTSLRVPPGVEGTVIGAKVFSRKGNDKDSRTEMIERMEEEKLRKDEQDEIRIIRDSAVGKLKRLLVGKTAAVKVEDKNGKTVIAKDAAITEEALTAIPLDRWDEISVSGGEGVEEKVAAILATLQQQIDIIKYVFDDKVQKLKRGDDLPPGVIKMVKVYIAIKRKLQVGDKMAGRHGNKGVVSRILPEEDMPYMEDGRPVEIVLNPLGVPSRMNVGQILETHLGWAAKGIGWKIEEMLEKHSPSATIKEYLQKVYGSKEMNAFLDSLNEEELINVAKRLQRGVPMASPVFEGASEEQIRSMLDKAGFDETAQVRLFDGKTGEPFKHKVTVGVMYVLKLHHLVDDKIHARSIGPYSLVTQQPLGGKAQFGGQRLGEMEVWAMEAYGAAYALQEFLTVKSDDVAGRTRMYEAIVKGKHTLEPGLPESFNVLIKELQSLCLDVELLEGDED; encoded by the coding sequence ATGGCTTATTCAATTGCGAATAACCAGCTTCTACGCCAGAATTTCGCCAAGATCAAGAAAATCATTGACATCCCCAACCTTATTGATATTCAAAAAAATTCCTATAAGCGTTTCCTGCAAATTGACACCCCCCCCGAAGCACGCAAGAACAGCGGGCTCGAAGCTGTATTCAAGAGTGTTTTCCCAATTAAGGACTTTAGCGATACTGCTTCGCTTGAGTATGTTTCCTATAGCCTCGGCACACCGAAGTACGATGTTGAAGAATGCCACCAACGCGGGATGACCTTCGCCGCCCCCATGAAGGTGAAGGTGCGCCTCGTCGTTTGGGACGTGAACAAGGATACTGGCGTCCGTTCTATTCGGGATATCAAGGAGCAGGAGGTCTACTTCGGCGAGATCCCGCTCATGACCGAGAACGGCACGTTCATCATAAACGGTACCGAACGTGTTATCGTGAGCCAGCTTCACCGCTCTCCCGGTGTTTTCTACGACCATGACAAGGGCAAGACCCATTCCAGCGGCAAGGTCCTCTATTCCGCCCGAGTGATCCCTTACCGTGGCTCTTGGCTCGATTTCGAGTTCGACCACAAGGACATACTCTATGTCCGGATCGACCGTCGCCGCAAGATGCCGGCAACGGTCCTCCTTAAGGCCCTTGGCAACAGTGCGGAGGAGCTTCTCAATTTTTATTACCGGAGTGAGGAGATCGGGCTCGATGGGGAGCGGATGTGGAAGAAGGCCGACGCCGAGCTTCTGACAACTCAGAAAACCTCTTCCGACATCGTTGATTCCAAGACCGGTGAAGTCATCATCAAGGCGAACAGAAAGTTCACCAAGGCGGCAATCCGCAAGATGACCGAGCACGGAATCACCGAGATTCCCATTAAAGCCGAAGAGGTCTGTGGAAAGTACGCTTCTACCGATATTGTTGACCCTGCCACTGGCGAAGTGCTGGTAGAGTGCAACGAGGAGATCTCCCAGGCTAAGCTTGACGAGATCAAGGCACGGGGCATTTCGGAGTTCAAGGTTCTTTTCATCGACAACCTCCATGTGACATCCTCGCTGCGGGACACACTGCTCGTCGATAAGATAAACACTACTGACGACGCGCTCATTGAGATCTATCGTCGCCTGCGTCCTGGTGATCCCCCGACCCTCAAGAGTGCCCAGGCACTTTTCGACAACCTCTTTTTCAATGCAGAACGCTACGATCTCTCAGCCGTGGGACGGCTCAAGCTTAACTACAAGCTGGGACTCGGCGTCCCCCTTGACTGCCAGGTGCTCACCAAGGAAGATATCCTTGAGGTGGTCCGGTATCTCATTGATCTGAAAAACGGCCGGGGGACCATCGATGATATCGACCATCTGGGCAACCGGCGGGTGCGGGCTGTGGGCGAGCTGCTGGAAAACCAGTACCGCATCGGTCTCGTCCGCATGGAGCGGGCCATCAAGGAGCGGATGAGCCTACAGGAAGTCGAGAACCTGATGCCCCACGACCTGATCAACTCCAAGCCGGTTTCGGCCGTGGTCAAGGAGTTTTTCGGCTCATCGCAGCTCTCGCAGTTCATGGACCAGACAAACCCGCTTTCCGAAGTTACCCACAAGCGGCGTCTCTCTGCCCTCGGACCAGGCGGCCTCACCCGCGAACGGGCCGGCTTCGAAGTCCGTGACGTTCACCCCACCCACTACGGCCGGGTCTGCCCGATCGAGACTCCTGAAGGTCCGAACATCGGTCTTATTGCATCGCTTTCCACCTACGCCCGGATCAACGAGCACGGCTTTGTGGAAACGCCGTACCGGATCGTGAGCGAGGGGAAAGTCACCGCCGAGGTGAAGTTCTTCTCCGCCCTTGAGGAGGAGGGGCATGCCATTGCCCAGGCCAATGCCGAGATGGATGCCGATGGCCGCTTTGTGAACGATTACGTCTCTGCCCGTAAGTCGGGCGAGTTCCTCCTCGTGCATCGGGACGAGCTGGAGCTTATGGACGTGGCACCGATGCAGCTTGTTTCCGTTGCAGCATCGCTTATTCCGTTTCTTGAGAACGACGACGCCAACCGCGCCCTCATGGGCTCCAACATGCAACGTCAGGCAGTACCGCTCCTGAAAGCCGATTCTCCGTTGGTCGGCACCGGCATGGAGCGGGTTGTCGCCAAGGATTCGGGTGTTTCGGTTGTGGCGCGCCACACCGGCGTCGTCGAATCGGTAGATGCGTCACGCATCGTCGTCAAGATCGACGAAGACGAGTATGACGAGACCGGCACCGGTGTCGATATCTATAACCTCATCAAGTTTGCCCGCTCCAACCAGAACACGTGCATTAACCAGCGGCCGGTGGTCAAGGTTGGCGATCATGTGAAACGGGGCGATGTCATTGCTGATGGCCCGTCCACCGACATGGGGGAACTGGCTCTGGGGCAGAACGTTGTCGTCGCCTTCATGCCCTGGGGTGGCTACAACTTCGAAGACTCGATCCTTATTTCCGAGAAACTCACCAAGGACGACCGCTATACCTCGATCCATATCGAGGAGTTCGAGTGCGTTGCCCGTGACACCAAGCTCGGCAAGGAAGAGATAACCTCGGATATCCCGAATCTGGGCGAGGAAACCCTCAAGGACCTGGACGAGTCCGGCATCATCCGGATTGGCGCTGAAGTCAAACCGGGTGACATCATGGTCGGGAAGATCACGCCGAAGGGCGAAACCCAGCTCTCGCCGGAGGAAAAGCTTCTCCGGGCCATCTTCGGCGAAAAAGCTGGAGACGTTCGCGACACCTCCCTGCGTGTTCCGCCGGGGGTCGAGGGGACAGTCATCGGCGCCAAAGTCTTTTCCCGTAAAGGGAATGACAAAGACTCCCGTACCGAGATGATCGAACGGATGGAGGAGGAAAAGCTTCGCAAGGACGAGCAGGACGAGATCCGGATTATCCGTGATTCTGCTGTCGGCAAGCTGAAAAGGCTTCTGGTCGGCAAGACCGCTGCCGTGAAGGTGGAGGACAAAAACGGCAAGACGGTTATCGCCAAGGATGCCGCCATCACGGAAGAGGCCCTCACGGCAATCCCCCTCGATCGTTGGGATGAGATTTCGGTCAGTGGCGGGGAGGGGGTCGAGGAGAAGGTTGCTGCGATCCTTGCCACGCTCCAACAGCAGATTGATATCATAAAATATGTCTTTGACGATAAGGTCCAGAAGCTGAAACGAGGCGATGACCTTCCCCCGGGCGTTATCAAGATGGTCAAGGTTTACATTGCCATCAAGCGCAAGCTTCAGGTCGGCGACAAGATGGCAGGCCGCCACGGTAACAAGGGTGTTGTGTCCCGTATCCTCCCCGAGGAAGACATGCCGTACATGGAGGATGGCCGTCCCGTCGAGATCGTGCTGAACCCCCTGGGTGTTCCTTCCCGTATGAACGTGGGGCAGATCCTCGAAACCCATCTGGGATGGGCTGCCAAGGGAATCGGCTGGAAGATCGAGGAAATGCTTGAGAAGCATTCTCCGTCTGCCACGATCAAGGAGTATCTCCAGAAGGTTTACGGCTCCAAGGAAATGAATGCGTTCCTTGACTCTCTCAACGAGGAGGAACTGATAAACGTCGCCAAGCGTCTCCAACGCGGAGTTCCGATGGCGTCGCCCGTCTTTGAGGGGGCTTCGGAGGAGCAGATTCGAAGCATGCTCGACAAGGCCGGTTTCGACGAGACCGCCCAGGTCAGACTTTTCGACGGCAAGACCGGAGAACCCTTCAAGCACAAGGTCACGGTCGGGGTCATGTACGTCCTCAAGCTCCATCACCTGGTTGACGACAAGATCCACGCCCGGTCCATCGGCCCCTACAGCCTCGTGACCCAACAGCCTCTGGGCGGCAAGGCTCAGTTTGGTGGCCAGCGTCTCGGTGAAATGGAGGTCTGGGCCATGGAAGCATACGGCGCCGCCTATGCTCTCCAGGAATTCCTGACGGTGAAATCCGATGACGTTGCAGGCCGTACGCGCATGTACGAGGCCATTGTCAAAGGAAAGCATACCCTCGAGCCGGGACTCCCGGAGTCGTTCAACGTCCTGATAAAGGAACTCCAGTCGCTGTGTCTCGATGTGGAACTCCTGGAAGGCGACGAGGATTAG